The Ramlibacter sp. PS4R-6 nucleotide sequence GCCGTTGCCGAAGATCGTGTCGTTGCCGTCGCCGCCCAGCAGCGTGTTCTTGGCGCCGTTGCCGGTGATGGTGTTCGCGAGCACGTTGCCCGTGACGTTCACGCCGTCCGTACCCGTGACGATCGTGGCGTTGTCCACGCCCCCCAGCATCAGGTAGGTCGCGGCCCCGGTGTACGCGACGCGGACCAGGTCGGTGCCGGACGAGCCCGCGATCGACTCGTTGACGATGTCGGTGGTGACGTTGACCGTGTAGGTGTCGTCGCCCGCGCCGCCGAACATCGAGTCGTTGCCCAGGCCACCGTCGATCGTGTCGTTGCCGGCGCCGCCGGTCAGCGAGTTGCCGGCGCCGTTGCCGGTGAGCACGTTGTCGAGCGCGTTGCCGACGATGCCGACGGCGAGCGTGCCCGTGCTGGTGACGGTCGCGTTCTCCACCCATGCGGCGTTGGTGCCCATGTTGTAGATGCCCGCTGCCGTGAAGCCCACGTTGACCGAATCCGTGCCGCCGACCGAGTCTTCGGAGATCATGTCGCCGGCCACGTTGACGACGTAGAGGTCGTTGCCCGCACCGCCGATGAGGCTGTCGACGTCGGCACCCCCGATCAGCGTGTCGTTGCCTTCGAGGCCGCGGATCGTGTCGTTGCCGGCCAGGCCGTCGATCAGGTCGTCCTCTTCCGTGCCGACCAGCGCGTCGGGCAGGGGCGAGGGGTTGTTGCCCCACAGGTCCGACATCGTCTTGACCGTGTCGTCCGCGAAGCGCACCGACTCGATGCCCCGCAGGATGACGATCTCGCCCGTCACCGTGTTGGTGATGCGGGTGTCGGTTGCCGTGGCGCGCACCGCCACGTAGTTGCCCGACCACGCAGCCAGCATCTGCGCGACGTCTTCGCCGGCGCCGCCGTCGAGCGTGTCGCCCAGGCCCGTGGCCGTGCCGCCGGCGAGCGTGTCGTTGCCGAGCCCGCCATTGAGGATGTTGATGGCGGCGTTGCCGGTGATGCGGTTGTCGAGCTCGTTGCCCGTGACGGTCACGGCAAAGCCGTTGCCGATGAACGCGTTCTCGACGCCCGCCGTCAGGGTGTAGGTGCCCGCAGCCGCGAACATGAACTTGACGGTGTCGGAGCCGCTGCCGCCCAGCGTCTCGTTGACGACGTCGGAGGCGACGTTGAGCACGTAGGTGTCGTCGCCCGCGCCGCCCACCAGGATGTCGTTGCCCAGCCCGCCGTCCAGGGTGTCGTTGCCGAGCCCGCCGGTGAGGGTGTTGATCGCGCCGTTGCCCGTGAGGACGTTGTTCAGGTCGTTGCCGGTGATGTTCACCACGGCGGTCCCGATGCTCGTGACCGCGGCGTTCTCCACGTTGGCCGCATTGGTGGCCATGTTGAAGGTGCCCGCCGTCGCAAACGCGACGTTGACCTGGTCGGCCGAGCCTTCCCCGTCGACCTCGACGACCTGGTCGGCCGCGACGTCCACGCTGAAGGTGTCGTCGCCCTGGCCGCCGACCATCGTGTCGTTGCCGCCGCCGCCGATGATCGTGTCGTTGCCGCCCAGGCCGGTGAGCGAGTCGTTGCCCAGCTTGCCGTCGATGAGGTCGGGGCCTTCGGAGCCGGTGAAGGTGTCGTTGAAATCGCTCAGCGAGTTGCCCAGCACCTGCGCCAGCGAGCGCGGGCCGTCGGCGAACTCGAAGTTCTCGACGCTGCGCACCGTCACGCTCTCGCCGGTGATGCCGTTGACCAGCAGGAGGTCGGTCGCGTTCGGGCGGGTGATCGTGTAGGCCGCGAAGTTGCCCATCAGGATCGCGGTGTCGCTGCCGATGCCGCCGTCGACGGTGTCGACGCCGGTACCCGCGACGACGGTGTCGTCGCCGTCGCCCGCGGCGACCGAGTCGTTGCCGCCCAGGCCCCAGATGAAGTTCTGGCCGGCGCTGCCGGTGATCGTGTCGTTGAACTGGCTGCCGCGCACGTCCTCGATGCCCGAGAGCGTGTCCGCATTGCCCCAGCCGTCGGCGATGACCGCGCCCGTCTGCAGGTTGACGTTGGCGCCTGCCGTGGACGTGAGGTAGTCCACGCGGTCCACGCCGGCGCCGCCGTTGATCACGTCGTTCCCGGCGCGGCCTTCGAACGATTCGTAGTCCCCCGCGCCGCCGGTGATCGTGTCGGCGAAGTTGGAGCCGCGGATGTCCTCGATGCCCTGCAGCGTGTCGTTGCCGCCGAGGCCGTCGATGGCCGAGTTGGTCGACAGGTTGACGTTGATGCCGTTGACCGACGTCGCGTAGTCGGCGCGGTCCCAGCCCTGGCCGCCGTCCATGAAGTCGTTGCCGCCGTTGCCGCGGAACACCTCGATCAGCCCGTCGTCCAGCTCCACGCCGTTGTCGGGGTTGCCGCCCAGCAGCGTGTCGTTGAAGTCCGAGCCCTGCACGGCCTCGATGTGCACCAGGGTGTCGAAGCCCACCGCCCCCGGCAGCGTGGCCTTGCCTTCGGCGAGGTCCACCTTCACGCCCGCCTGGAACGAGGTGTAGCGCGCCCAGTCGAAGCCGCCGCGGCCGTCGATCAGGTTGTTGCCCGCGCGGCCTTCGAAGGTTTCCGAGATGCCGTCCGCGCGCGCGCTGCCGTACAGCGAGTCGTCGAAGTCGGAGCCGCGCGCCTGGTTGAAGTTCTTCAGCAGGTCCTCGCCGGCCGCGCCGGTCGCGTGCTGCCAGCCGTCGCCGTCCGCCTGCAGGTCCACCGTCACGCCGCCCGTGGCGAACTGGTAGTTGATGCGGTTCGAGTTGAGGGCGCCCAGCTTGTCGGTGATGGCGCCGCCGTCGATCGTGTCGTCGCCGTCCAGGCCTTCGAACATCTCGAAGGTGAGCGCGGTGCTGCCGGTGATGCTGTCGTCGTGTTGCGAGCCGATGATGAACGGCACGTTCTTGACGACGTCGGTGCCGCCCATGCCGTCGGTCACCGTGCCCTGGCCCACGCTGCCGTCGCCCGTGATGCCCGTGAGGTTCATCACGATGCCGCCGGTCGAGTCCTCGTAGCTGACCGTGTTGCCGTCGTTGTAGTTGATGCGGTCGAACACCTGGCCGCCGTCGATCGAGTCGTTGCCCGCGCCGCCCTGCATGCCGTCGCGGCCTTCGTTGCCGTTGATTGTGTCGTTGCCGTCGCCGCCCTCGATGTTGTCGTTGCCGATGCCGCCGTTGAGGATGTCCGCGCCGCCGCCGCCGCTCAGGAAGTCGTTGCCGTCCAGGCCGCTGAGCGTGTTGGCGAGCTCGTTGCCGAACAGCTGGTTGTTCAGCGCGTTGCCGGTGATGCTGGAAGCGACCGAATTCGCGACCTCGCCGCGCTCGACGCCGGCCGCCAGCGTGTAGACGCCCGCCGCGGCCAGCTTGACCTGCACCGTGTCGTAGCCGCCGCCACCAAGGGTTTCGTTGGCGATTTCCGCCGTGGCGTCGACGACATAGGTGTCGTCGCCCAGCCCGCCGATCATCACGTCGGTGCCGGCGCCGCCATCGAGGAAGTCGTTGCCTCCGTTGCCCACCAGCGTGTCGTTGGAGGCCAGGCCGTTGATCGTGTCGTTGCCCGCGCCGCCCGTCAGGCTGTCCGCTGCGGGCGTGCCGTTCAGCAGCAGGTCGCCGCCGCCGTTGAGGATCTGCGAAATCGTCTTCAGGCCGTCGTTGAACTGCACCTGCTCGACGTTGCGGATCGTCACGTCCTCGCCGGTGCCGGCGTTGACCAGGCGCGTGTCGCCGCCCACGGTACTGACCGTGTACGTGGCGAAGTTGCCGTGCACGATGACGGTGTCGGTCTCGGTGCCGCCGTCGACCGTGTCCACGCCCATGCCGGCGTCGACCTGGTCGGCGCCCGCGCCCGCGGCGATCGAGTCGTTGCCGCCCTGGCCCTGGATGAAGTTGGCGTTGAGGTCGCCGGTGATCACGTCGTTGAAGTTGCCCGCGTTGACGTTCTCGATGCCGACCAGCGTGTCGGCGCCCGCCGCGCCCGTCACCACGCCGGTGGCGAGGTTGACGTTGATGCCGCCGTTGGTGTCGCTGTAGAAGTAGTCGGCCGTGTCGATGCCCAGGCCGCCGGTGATCGAGTCGTTGCCCGAGCCGCCGGTCAGGTAGTCGTTGCCGCCCTGGCCGTCCAGCGTGTCGTTGCCGGCCTCGCCGCGCAGCGCGTTGTCGTCGGCGCTGCCCGTGAGCGTGTCGTTGGACGAGCTGCCATTGACGTTCTCGATGCCCGACAGGGTGTCGTTGCCGCCGCCGCCCGTGACCACGCCCGTGCCCAGGTTGGCGTTGACGCCGCCGACGGCGTCGTAGTACGCCGTCCAGTCGCTGCCGGCGCCGCCGGTGATGTTGTCGTTGCCCAGGCCGCCGTTCAGGTTGTTGTCCCCGCCGGTGCCGATCAGCGTGTCGTCGTTCTTCGAGCCGGTGGCGTTCTGGATGTTGGACAGCACGTCGTTGCCGGCCGCGCCGGTGACGGTGCCGTCGGCCAGGTTGACGGTCACGCCGGAAGAGCCGGTCACGTCCCAGTACGCCACCTCGTTGCGGGTGCCGCCGCCGCCGTTGATGGTGTCGTTGCCCAGGCCGCCGACGAAGCTTTCGTCGGCCGATCCGCCGGTGAGCACGTCGTCGAGGCCGGTCCCGCGAGCGGCCTCGAAGCCCGACAACGTGTCGTTGCCGTCGCCCGTTGCGACGCCCGTCGCCAGGTTGACCTGCACGGGCCCGAACGCGCCCACGTAGTCCGCCCAGTCGAAGCCGGCGCCGCCGACCATGGAATCGTTGCCCGCGTTGCCCGCGACCCAGTCGTCGCCGTTGCCGCCGAGCAGCTGGTCGTTGCCGTTGCCGCCGACCAGCGTGTCGAAGCCGTCCGCGCCGTCCAGGCTGTCGTCGCCGCCCTGCCCCTCGAGCCGGTTGGAGACGGCGTTGCCGATCAGCGTGTCGTTGGCGTCGCGGCTGCCGCGCACCTGCTCGATGTTCAGCAGCGTGTCCGTGCCGCCCCAGCCGTCCTGCGCGGAACCGGTGCCCAGGTTGACGATGACGCCGACGGTGGAGGTGAAGTAGTCGGCGCGGTCCGTGCCGCCCTTGCCGTCCATGGTGTCGTTGCCGTCGCGGCCTTCGAACGATTCGAAGCTGCCCGAGTCGCTGCCCGTCAGCGTGTCGTTGAAGATCGAGCCGCGCACGGCCTCGATGTTGAACAGCGTGTCGGTGCCGCCCTGGCCGTCGTTCGACGCGGTGCCCTGGCCCGTGCCGCCGAGCGTGACGTTCACGCCGGCCGTCGCCGTCGTGTTGTAGTCCACGCGGTCGTAGCCCTGGCCGCCGTCGATGGTGTCGTTGCCGCCGCCGCCGCGGAAGACCTCGGACAGGCCGTCGCTGAGCGTGACGCCGCCCTGCGCGTTGCCGCCCGTGAGGACGTCGTTGAAATTCGTGCCTTGCAGGCCCTCGATGCCGATCAGCGTGTGGGTCGTGCCCACCGCGACCTGGCTCAAGTTCAGGTAAGTCGTCGTGGCGGTGCCGGAGACGAGGCTCGCGTTCACCGCGGACGCCGCGCTGTCGAAGCGCACGATGTCGAAGCCGCCCGCCCCGTCGATCGTGTCGGAGCCGGCCATGCCTTCGAACGATTCCGTGTAGTCGGTGCGGTTCGACCCGGTGATCGTGTCGGTGAACGAGGAGCCGCGCACCTGCGTGATGTTCACCAGCGTGTCCGAGCCGTCGCCACCTGTCGCTGAGTTCGTGCCGAGGTTGATGTTTTCCGCCGCCGACGCGTTCTGGAAGTTGGCGCGGTTGCCGTCGACGTTGTTCAGCGTGTCGCGCAGCCCGCCGCCGTTGATGTAGTCGTTGCCGGTGCTGCCCTCGAACTGCTCGAAGATCGCCGCCGCGCTGCCGACGATGGTGTCGTCGAAGGTGGATGCGACGACGAAGTTCACGTTGGTGACGGTGTCGATGCCGCCCTGCCCGTCGTGCACCGTGCCCTGCCCCAGCGTGCCGTCGCCGGCGATACCGGACAGGTCGACGTACACGCCCGTCGTGGCATCGGCCTTGTAGCTGAGGATGTTGCGGTCGGTGTAGCCGACGCGGTCGTGGATGTCGCCGCCGTCGACCGAGTCGTTGCCCGCGCCCGGACGGAAGGTGTCGAAGCCGGCGTTGCCCGCCAGCGTGTCGTTGCCCGTCCCGCCGATCAGCGTGTCGTTGCCCGCATCGCCGAAGACGAGGTCGTCCCCGCCCTGGCCGTCGAGCGTGTCGTTGCCGGTGTTGCCGTACAGCACGTCGTCGCTGCCGGTGCCGTTCACCGTGTCGTTCCCGGTCGTCCCGAAGATGCCGTCCACCACGCTCAGCGAACTCGTGCCGGTGACGCTCGCGTTGCCCGCGCCGCTGCCGTCGTTGAAGGTCCAGTCGAACTGCACCGTGGTACCCGCAGACACGCTGCCGTTCTGCCAGGTGATGAGGTTCATCAGGCCGCTGGCGAACAGCTGCGGCACCGGCTGCGTGAACGTGATCGACAGCGTGCCGCCGCTGTTGGTGACGTTGCCCAGCTCCTGGCCGTCAAGGAAGGCCTTGCCGCCGCTGAACGTCAGCGGGTTGTCGCCGCCGAACACGTCGGAGCCGACGGCGCCCAGGTGGCGCTGGATCGTCAGCGTCGCGCCCTGGTAGTTGTCGCGCGCGAAAAGCTCCGCGTCGTAGATGGCGCCGGTGCCCCACAGCAGGTCCACGGCCGGGCCGCCCGCGGCAGCCAGGAACTTGCCGGACAGCGACGAGGGCTGGACGTTGAAGGTCGTGTCGAGGGCGCCGGTGCTCGTGTAGCGCACCAGGGCCATGTCGACGAGGAGCGGGTCCTCGACGTTCGGCCCCAGGCCGACGACCGCGACGATGTTGCCGCCGGCATCGAGGGTGATGTCGTTGAAGGCGGTGAAGGTCGGCGGGTCGAACGGCGAGCGCGCCACGCCGCCGTCACCGAACGCGGTGTCGAGGCTGCCGTCGGCGTTCAGGCGGATGATCGCGCCCTGCTGCGTGTCCCCGCTCAGCGCGTCCGAATCAATGACGATCTTGCCGTTGGGCTGCACCAGGATCTTCCAGCCCAGGTCTTGCGTGCTGCCCACCGCGATCGACACGCGGCCGTCCGCATCGCCGTCGCCGTTGAACCCCGTGTCGATGGTGCCGTCGGCGTTGAAGCGCTCGACGAAGAGGTTCTGCCCGCCGTGGCCGTTGCTTTCCATGCCCAGCGCGACGATCTTGCCGTCACCCTGCACGGCCATCGAGCGCGCCGCCACGTTGATCGACCCGTCGGCCAGCGGCGTGAGCGTGTAGCCGGAGGAAGTGCCGAACGTGTTGTCGAGCGAGCCATTGGCATTGAAGTGCGCCAGGACCACCGACGTGGCACCCGTGCTGGTGTTCTGCGTGGTGCCCCACGCCAGGATGGAGTCGTCGCCCAGCACCTGGACGGTCGAGATCACCTCGGCGGAGCCGGAGCCCAGCGACAACGTCGCCTTTCCGGCGGTGCCGAACGTGTTGTCCAGCGTGCCATCGCTGTTGTAGCGGACCAGCACGAAATCGCGGCTGCCGCCGGTGAAGTCGGACTGTGTCTGCCCGCCGGCGATGATCTTGCCGGTGGACGTGAAGTCGATCGAGCGCACGCGGTCGTCGACCGCGAACGCCGTGATGACGATGCCATTGGAGCCGAAGGAGCTGTCGAGCGAGCCGTCGGTGTTGTAGCGGGCCAGCCCGAACTGCAGGTTGCCGTCGTTCTTGACCATCCACCCGGCCACGACGAGCTTGTCGTCCGGCTGCACGGCGATCTCGCGCGGGTTGAAGTTGTTGCCCAGCTGCTGCGTGAAGACGCGGCCGTCCGCGCCGAAGTCCAGGTCGCGCGTGCCGTCGGCGTTGAAGTGCCAGACCTCGAGGGTGCCCGAGCCATTGCCGGCGCCCATCGCGCCGGCCGCGTAGTAGCCCCCGGTGCTGTCCACCGCGACGCGCCCGCCCGTGTCCGCGCCCAGGAAGTCGTGGGTGAGGTACGTGCCCGCGGGTGAATTGGCGAAGACCGGGGCGTCGTTCAGGTCCGAGTCCGCGTTCGCGCGGGCGTCGAAGATGGTCGCGCGCTCGCCGTCGGAGGCCTGGATCCACTCGATGTTGGACGCTGTGACGTCTTCGCCCGTGACCGTGTTCGTGATGTGGACCGTCGTCGCATTGACGACTTCCAGCTCGTAGTTGGTGTCGAACTTGGCCTGCAGCACCAGGGTGTCCATGCCGAGCCCGCCGTCGACGCTGTCCACGCCCGTGCCGGCGGCGATGGTGTCGTTGCCGGCGCCGCCGGTGATGGTGTCGTTGCCGCCCAGGCCCTCGATGCCGTTCGCGCCGGCGTTGCCGGCGATGACGTCGGCCGAATCGCGGCTGCCGCGCACGTTCTCGATGTTGGAGAACGTGTCGGTGCTGCCGTAGCCGTCGCTCGCCGTGCCGGTCGACATGTCGACGTTGACCCCGCTGATCGCGCGGAAGAAGTCCAGGCGGTCGACGCCGCCCTTGCCGTCGATCAGGTCGCTGCCCTCGCGCCCTTCGAACGATTCGAAGGCCGCCGCGCTGCCGGTCAGCGTGTCGTCGAACGCGGAGCCGCGCACGCCCTCGATGTTCTTCAGCGTGTCGGTGCCGCCGAAGCCGTCGCTGGCGGTGCCGTCCAGCGTGTCGTTGAGCGTGACCGTGACGCCTGCCGTGCTGTTCTGGTACGACGCCAGGTCGTAGCCCTGGCCGCCGTCGATCGTGTCGTTTCCGGCACCGCCGAGGAAGAACTCCTGGGGCCCGGTGGTGAGGCCGTTGAACACGACCGTGCCGTTGGCCGCGTTGCCGCCGACCAGCAGGTCGTCGCTGCCGCCGCCCCACAGGCCTTCGACGTTCTTGAACGTGTCGCTGCCGAGGTTCGCGCCGGACGACGTGCCGGTCACAAGGCTGGCCGTGATGCCGCCGTTGGCATTGTCGAAGCGCACGATGTCGAAGCCGCCGCGGCCGTCGATCGAGTCGTTGCCTTCGCGGCCTTCGAACAGCTCGGTGATGTCCGAGCGGTCGGAGCCGAGCAGCGTGTCGTTGAAGAAGGAGCCGCGCGCCTCGTTGATGTTCAGCAGCGTGTCGTTGCCGGCCGCGCCGGTGGCGGTGCCCGCCTTCAGGTCCACCGTCACGCTGCCGGACGCGAAGCGGTAGCTGACCTGGTTGCCGTCCTTCTGGTTCAGCGTGTCGCTGGTGACGCCGCCGTCGATGGTGTCGTTGCCTTCGCGGCCCTCGAAGCGCTCGAAGTGCAGGTAGGCCGCGCCGTCCAGGCCGGTGCTGCCCTTGAGCGAGTCGGCGAACGTGGAGCCGCGCGCTTCCTCGATGGAGATCAGGGTGTCGGTGTTGCCGCGGCCGTCGACGGCCGAGCCGGTCGACAGGTCGACGCTGACCGCGCCGGGATCTTCGCGGTAGTCGACGACGTCGAAGCCCGCGCCGCCGTCGATCGTGTCCGCGCCGCCGAGCGAGTCGCTGAACGACCCGTCGCCGCGGAAGTATTCGTCCTTGGAGGAGCCGACGAGCGAGTCCGCGTAGCGCGAACCTTCGACGCCCTCGATCGAGACGAGCGTGTCGTTGCCTTCGCCCCCGGTCACGGACCCGGTGCCGAGGTTGACGGTGACCGCCGCGGACGCGTTGCCGTACCAGACGTTGTCGAACCCGCCCGTGCCGCCGTCGATCAGGTCGTTGCCCGCATTGCCGGTGAAGTCGTCGTCGAAGGCGCCGCCCGTGAGCGTGTCGTTGTAGTCGGAGCCGACCAGGCGCTCGATGCCCACCAGCGAGTCGGTGCCGCCCGCGCCGTCGGACGCGGTGTTGGTGGCCAGGCTCGCGTTGACCGCGGCGGCCGCGTCGAAGTAGCTCGCGACGTCGAAGCCGATGCCGCCGTTCAGCGTGTCGTTGCCGGCCTGCCCGTGCAGCACGTCGTTGCCGTCGCCGCCGTCGAGGGAATCGTTGCCCCCGTTGCCGTCCAGCGTGTCGTTGCCGTCGCCGCCGTTGATGAGGTCGTTGCCGGCATCGCCGGTCAGGTAGTCATGGCCCCCCAGGCCGTTGATGGTGTCGTCGTCGGGCGTGCCGTTGATCGTGTCGTTCGCGCTCGTGCCGTCGATGGCCATGGAAATCCCCTCTCCGAAAAAGGAAAAGCCCGCCCAATGGGCGGGCCCTGCTTGTTACAAACTGCGGTTTTGTAAACCCGTTGTAACCGGACTGCTTGAGCTTGGCAACAAGGAAAGCGCCAGTACCACTGGGCATGTTGTTGGTATGCCAACTTTTCCGCGTGCCATCTCACACCACCGTGCGACGGACTCTCGCGCAGCGCATGCGCTGCCGCATCACCCGTTTGGGTGAAGCCGGTGGTCGCGGGGAAAGGTCAGTCGGGCCGCCGGAAGACGGCGGGCCCCGTTAGCACGATGCGCACCAGGTCGGCTTGCCGCCGCGCGCCCGCCTTGGCCATGGCCGACTTCAGTTGCGTGCGCACGGTGTTCATCGTCACGCTGCGGCTTTCGGCGTATTCCTGCAGCGACTTGCCGCTGACGAGCGCCTCGGCCAGCAGCGCCTCGGCGGGCGTCATGCCGTACATGCTCTCCAGGCTTTGCGAGAGATGGCCGATGGCCGCGTCGGGGTCGCTGCAGAAGATCGCGGCCATCGGGTCGTCGCCGAAGGCCTGGAAGGTGCCCAGCGGCGTCACCAGCACCTGCAGGCGCCCGCCCGGACCGCGCAGCCTCAGGCTGCCGCCGTGGCCGAGCCCCTTGCCCGTGGCGGTGCGGATGGCGTCGCGCACCAGCCGCTCCAGATCCGAGTGGGCCGCAGCGGCCGTCGCGCGGAAGCCGCCCGCGCCGTCCAGGCGCAAGCCGGCGCTGCGCGCGCACAGGTCATGGGCGCGGCGGTTCGCATGGGCGACCCGCCCCGACGGGGTCAGCAGGATCACGCCGACGGGCAGCAGCTCCAGCGCCTGCATCGCCGACGCGGCGAGCGCGCGCGACCGGTACAGCTCCCGGTGCAGCACGACTGCGTTGCGCAGGTGCGGCATCAGGTCCTGCAGCAGGCGCAGTTCGCCGGTGGAGTACCGGCCGGCCCGTTCCGCGCGGACGAAGCTCAATCGCACGTCGGTGGTGCCACGCTGGGCGACGGAACTGCCCACCGCGTAGAACAGGTCGTTGGGCCGCAGGAACACGTCGTAGAACTCGGTGCCCTTCAGCCGGTGGTCGGGGTAGAGCGCGGACGATACGGTGAGCGCGCCTTCGGGCAGGTCCAACGCGTTGGGCAGCCAGACGTTCAGCTTGGCGTATTCGTCCTTGTACACCCCCACGGTGGCCGCATCGAGCCCCGAGAAGGCGCAGACGTCGCCGCTGTCGTCGTTGTTGAAACTCCAGCGCGTCTTGTCGAGGAGCCACAGGTTGCCGAAGCCCGCGTTCAGCGCGGAGCGGAGCTTGTCCATGAAGGCGGGCCAGCGGCTGCCGTCCATGCCCGCCTCGTAGATGCTCCCGATCAACTCACCTGCCTGGGCAGGTTCCTGCATATCGCGCCCTCCGGAACTGCGTCTCCCGAGGGGCACTTTAATTCAAAGTGACGACTTTTCGAGCAGTTCGACCTGCGCGGGGAGGCAGATCGATGCCAAGTCGTAGCGCGACACCACCGTCTGGCGCGCCGCCTCGCGCAGCGGCCGCAGCTTCTTGCCGTTCTTCAGCGCCCCGGCGGCCGCGTGAGCAAGCGCTTCCACATCGAAGAAGGGCGTGAGCAGGCCGTTCTTGCCGTGCTCGATCACTTCGCGCACGGGCGCGGTGTCGGAGGCCAGCACCAGGCAGCCGATGCTCATGGCCTCCAGCAAGGACCACGATAGTACGAACGGGTACGTGAGGTAGACGTGCAGCGCCGACACCTGCATCAACTGCGTCAGCACGGTGTGGGGCACGCGGCCCACGAAGTGGATGCGTTCCATGTCCAGCTGCGCCTGTACTTCCTCCTGGAAGATCGCGCGCCAGGTCTTGCCCTTGGGCGGCGGCGCGCCGTAGCTCGTGCCGTCGCCGCCCACCAGCACCACGCGCAGGTTGGGCCGCAGCTTCTGCAGCAAGGGCAACGCGCGCATGAACACGTGGTAGCCGCGGTACGGCTCGAGCTGGCGCACGACGAAGGTCACGACCTCGTCGCCCGGTCGCAGCACCAGCTTGGCGTTGCGCAGTGTCACCGTGGCTTCGGGGTCGGGCCGGAAGCGCTGCGTGTCGATGCCTTCGTGGATGACGCGGATGCGCTCCTGCGCCCAGGCCGGGTGCTGCGCCTTCTGGAACCCGGTTGGGGCCAGCGCCACGTCGCAATCGTTCAGCGCGTGCAGCAGGTGCGTGTTCTTGATGCGCACGCGCTTGGACGCAAGCGTCGCGTCGCCGGACGAGAACTCGGGATCGAACCCCGTGTCGCCGCCTTCCGCGCCGTAGTAGTACTCCGCATACGCGACGAAGCGCGCCTTCGGGAACACGTCCCGCACGAAGAAGGCCTCGCCCCAGCCCGAATGCACGACGACCACGTCGGGCTCGAAGCCGCCCGCGCGCAAGGCCTGCATCGCGCGCGCCGCCGCTTCGCCGCGCAGCACCTTCGTGCGCAGCTCGTCGAGCGCCGGGCCCAGCGGGTTGCGCCCCGCCGTCTTGTGGTCGAGTTTCGGCTCCTCGTACAGCAGGTGCCGCACGCCGGCGATCGGCTCCGCGCGGTTGACGCCGAGCGCGACCACCTCGTGCCCGCGCGCGGCGAGCGCCGCGGACACATGGCGGAACTGGCCGGGAAAGTTCTGGTGGACGAAGAGGAAGCGCATCGGCGCGCGATCATACGGGCGAAGCGCCCGCGCGCCGCGCCACGCGTCAGGCCGCGGTGGTCTGCAGGCGGCCCGAGAACGGCACCTTGCCCGTGAGCATCTGGAACCACATCACCCAGTCGCTCGCGAAGCTGTAGAAGGGGTGCCCGAAGCTCGCGGGCTTGTTCTTCTCGAATGCGAAGTGCCCCACCCAGGCAAAGCCGTAGCCGATGAGGGGCAGCAGCACGAGCCCCCACCACGTCTGCGTCGCCAGCACCCACCCCAGCGTGCACAGGACCAGCGTGGACCCGATGAAGTGCAGCGTGCGACAGGTGGGGTCGGCATGCTGCGTCAGGTAATACGCATAGAACTCGCCGAAGGTTTCGAGCTTCATCGAC carries:
- a CDS encoding DUF962 domain-containing protein, yielding MKLETFGEFYAYYLTQHADPTCRTLHFIGSTLVLCTLGWVLATQTWWGLVLLPLIGYGFAWVGHFAFEKNKPASFGHPFYSFASDWVMWFQMLTGKVPFSGRLQTTAA
- a CDS encoding glycosyltransferase translates to MRFLFVHQNFPGQFRHVSAALAARGHEVVALGVNRAEPIAGVRHLLYEEPKLDHKTAGRNPLGPALDELRTKVLRGEAAARAMQALRAGGFEPDVVVVHSGWGEAFFVRDVFPKARFVAYAEYYYGAEGGDTGFDPEFSSGDATLASKRVRIKNTHLLHALNDCDVALAPTGFQKAQHPAWAQERIRVIHEGIDTQRFRPDPEATVTLRNAKLVLRPGDEVVTFVVRQLEPYRGYHVFMRALPLLQKLRPNLRVVLVGGDGTSYGAPPPKGKTWRAIFQEEVQAQLDMERIHFVGRVPHTVLTQLMQVSALHVYLTYPFVLSWSLLEAMSIGCLVLASDTAPVREVIEHGKNGLLTPFFDVEALAHAAAGALKNGKKLRPLREAARQTVVSRYDLASICLPAQVELLEKSSL
- a CDS encoding helix-turn-helix transcriptional regulator, which codes for MQEPAQAGELIGSIYEAGMDGSRWPAFMDKLRSALNAGFGNLWLLDKTRWSFNNDDSGDVCAFSGLDAATVGVYKDEYAKLNVWLPNALDLPEGALTVSSALYPDHRLKGTEFYDVFLRPNDLFYAVGSSVAQRGTTDVRLSFVRAERAGRYSTGELRLLQDLMPHLRNAVVLHRELYRSRALAASAMQALELLPVGVILLTPSGRVAHANRRAHDLCARSAGLRLDGAGGFRATAAAAHSDLERLVRDAIRTATGKGLGHGGSLRLRGPGGRLQVLVTPLGTFQAFGDDPMAAIFCSDPDAAIGHLSQSLESMYGMTPAEALLAEALVSGKSLQEYAESRSVTMNTVRTQLKSAMAKAGARRQADLVRIVLTGPAVFRRPD